CCCCGGCTGCGGCGGGCAGGACCACGGGCGCCCGTACCTCCGCGACCACCCCGGGGTGGGCGTCAGCCTCAGTCACGCCGACGGTCTGGTCGCGGCCGCCGTGGGCCGGGGCGCGATCGGCATCGACGTGGAGCCCTCGACCCGCCGCCCCGGCCCCGCGCGCGTACTCCGCCGCCTCCTCCCCGAGGCCGACCTCGCGGAGGCCGCGGCCCAGGCCGACCCCGGCTCGGCGCTGCTCCGTCTCTGGGTCCGTGCGGAAGCCCGGCTGAAGGCCGGGCGGACCGGTGAGACCGGCCCGGACGAGCTCCGGCTGCGGGAGTGGACGGACCGCCCCCGGGCGGCCGTCGCCGCGGTGGCCTCCACGACGGGGATCACGATCGCCTCCGTGTGAGGGCCGTTCCGGGGGTCCGTCGCCGTCGGGACGCCGACCGCACCGCCGATCGGCGGAGTTCCCGGCGCCCGCCCTGTGATCCTGACGACAGGAGGTCGTCGCGAGTGGTAGGTCGGGGGGATGCAGCCAGGCACCTCACCGACGGTCACGATCAGCCCCTTCCTGCGGACGGCCGCCGCGTACGCGTGGCGGCTTCTCGTCGTCGGCGTGCTCGTCTACAGCCTGTTCGCGGTGCTCGGACGGTTCCACGAGATCGGCGTGGCCCTCTTCCTCGGGCTCGTGATCACCGCCCTGCTCCGCCCCCTCGCCGATCTGGTCGCCCGGCGTCTGCCCCGGCCCCTCGCCGTGGCGATCACCCTGCTCGGCGGCATCGTGCTCGTCCTGGGGGTGCTCGCGCTGGTCGGCGAGGCGGTGGCGGGGGAGCGGACGACCCTCGTACGCGAGTTCCGCGTGGGGGTCGACAGGATCGAGGACTGGCTGGAGCGGCCGCCGTTCCGGCTGAATCCGGGGGCCTTGAGCGACCTCCAGGCCAAGATCGGGGACTTCCTCTCCAGTCATCGCTCGACCCTGGTCAGTACGGCGGTGAGCGGCGCCCATCAGGTGGTGGCCGTGCTGACGACGCTGGCCCTCGCCGTGTTCTCCTCGGTGTTCTTCATCCACTCCGGTGACCGTCAGTGGGCCTGGTTCCAGCAGCAGTTGCCCGGGTCGGTCCGTGAGCGGGTGTCGGTCGGCGGGCGCGCCGCCTGGCGGACCTTCACCGGCTACACCCATGGGATCGTGCTGGTGGCGGCGGTGAACGCGGTGCTCGTCGGGATCGCCCTGTGGCTCCTCGGCGTCCCTCTGGCGGTGCCGCTGGCGCTCCTGGAGTTCGTCGCCGCGTTCGTGCCGCTGATCGGCTCGCCCATCGCCCTGGCGGTCGCCGCTGTCGTGGCACTGGCCTCGCAGGGCCCCCTGGTGGCCGCGATCGTGGTCGGCCTCATCGTGGTGATCGGCCAGATCGAGGGTCACCTGCTGCATCCGCTCGTCATGAGCTGGGCCGTACGGCTCCATCCGCTGGTGGTCGCGATCGCGGTCATCGCGGGCTCGATCGCGGCGGGCATCGTGGGCGCCGTGGTGGCCGTTCCGCTGGTCTCGGTCGTCTGGTCGGTGTACACGGCGCTACGGGACGCCCGCGCGGCGACGCCTGAGACCGGGGCGACGCCTGAGACCGGGGCGACGCCTGAGACCGGGGCGACGACGGAGGGCGGGTCGACACCGGAGGGCGGCGGGTCGACGACGGAGGGCGGCGCGACGTGACGGGCGGTCGGGGCCCGGTTCCGGATCGGTGTCCGCACGTGCGTGGCGGATAATCGATCATGAGGCGGCGGGGGTGGTGCGCAGTCGCGCGCCACCCGGCACGGGGTCGGACCGCTGCCGCGTCGAGGTGTGGGGGCCGCATGGGATCGCTGGTTGCGTCGGAGGCTGTCGGGACACGTGAGGACAGGTTCGCCTGGTTCTGCGAGACGGTGTCCACCGAGGTCATGCCCGTCATGCTCAGCCCCCGGCACACGGGCGACTTCCGGGCCGGCGTCACGGACCTGGACCTCGGAGCGGTACGGCTCTCCGCGCTGTCCTGCTCACCGGTGGTCTCGCGACGGACCCCGGTCCACGTCCGGCGCGGCGATCCCGAGCACCTGCAACTCGCCCTCGTGACCCAGGGGGCGGTCAGGATCTCCCAGCGGGGCAGTGACGCGGAGGTCGCGGGGGGACTCGTCCTCACGGACACCTCACGGCCGAGCGAAGGGGAGTGCCTGGGCGGGCAGGTCGAGTCGGTGGTCCTGCAGATCCCCCGGCAGGCCCTGCCGCTGCGTCCGGACCGGGTGGACCGGCTCCTTGCACGGGATCTGGCCGCGGACGTGGGGTCCGGGGCCGTCGTCGCCGACTTCCTGCGGACGCTGCTCAGGCGCGGACCGCTCTGCCGCCCCGAGGAGCTGCGCGGGATGGGAGAGGTCGCCCTCGACCTGGCCGCCGTGTTTCTCGCGCGGCAGCTCGGTGACGCCGGCCAGGCGCCCGCCGAGGCCCGCGAGCGGGAGGCCGTGCGGCGGATCCGGCGCTTCATCGGGAACAACCTCGGCGACCCCGGCCTCACGCCCCGGACCATCGCGGAGCGGCACCACATGTCCCTGCGAAGGCTCTACACCCTCTTCGGCGACGAGCCCCTGACCGTCTCGGCGCTCATCCGGCAGGGCCGGCTGGAACGCGCCCACGCCGACCTCGTGTGCGGGGCCATGAGGGATCAGTCGGTCCAGGCCATCGCGGCGCGCTGGGGCTTCTCCAGCGCCACCGGGTTCAGCCGGGCGTTCCGCGAGGCCTACGGGATCACGCCGACCGAGCACCGGGCCTCGGCGGCCCGGACGGCCCCGCGGCACGGATAGCACAGGAATCCCGCACGTCAGGAACACCATCGCCTGCCGCACGAGCCTAAGTTCACCGCTGGAGACACCACCAGAACGTGAACGGAGACACGGACATGAACGCACGTACCAGGGTTGCCACCGTCGCGGGGGCCGCCGCCCTGGCCTTCGCCGGAGTGATGGGCTCCGCGGGGCAGTCGTTCGCCGCGTCGAACGGACAGCAGATCCACTTCCACGACAGCAGCGGCCTCGTCTACTCCATCCGCGTCCAGGGGTACAACCAGAACGGCGCCGCGGTGTCGGGCTGCTTCAACACCCCGGGCAAGGACACCTGGGTCGGGGGATGGTGGTGGAAGGGGGAGGTCAACGTGACCTTCTACAAGAGCGGTTCCTGCTCGTTCGCCACGTACTTCGGGGAGACGAACGCGTGGGTGCCGACCTCGCAGAGCGGCGACTGGACGACCGTCTCCTCCTGACCCGGGGCGATTCGGGCGTCCCGTGCCAGGGGCGTCGCACGCCGGTTGTGGTGCGGGGTCTTGCGCGGGACTTCCGGGCTCTCTACTCTCCGGGCCAATGGTTAGGAATATTTCCTAACCATTGGCCATGGAGGGAAAGGGAGTTGTCATGCGTCGACGAAGCGTCTCGCTTCTCGGGCTCGCGGGCCTGCTGGCGTTGCCCCTGACGGTGCTGCCGCAGGCACAGGCAGCCGACAGTCCGGTGTCCACCGGAAAGGCGGTGACGGCCTCGTCCGTCGAGACCTCGGCCTTCGGGGCCGGTCTCGCGGTGGACGGCAGCGCGGCCACCCGCTGGGCGAGCCTCGAAGGCGTCGATCCGCAGTGGATCCGCATCGACCTCGGAGCCAACCACACGATCTCCCGCGTGAAGCTCAACTGGGAGGACGCGTACGGGAAGACGTACAAGATCCAGACCTCGGCCGACGGCTCGACCTGGTCCGACGTCTACTCCACCACCGCCGGTGACGGCGCGACCGACGACCTGACGGTCTCCGGCAGCGGCCGCTACGTCCGCATGTACGGGACCGGCCGCGGCACCGCGTACGGCTACTCCCTCTGGGAGTTCGAGGTGTACGGCGCGCCCACCGGCACGGGCGGCGGCGGCGGCACGGCCGTGCCCTTCGGCAGCCACCTCAGGCCGTACGCCGCCGGCATGCTCAAGCCCTCCGGCTCCCAGGCCACCCTCGACCAGAAGGTCGTCGACTACTACAACAGGTGGAAGTCCGCCTTCGTCCGGCAGAACTGCGGCAACGGCTGGTACCAGATCATCTCGCCCGACGCCGACCACCCGTACGTCGCCGAGGCGCAGGGCTACGGCATGGTCGTCGCCGCGACCATGGCCGGCGCCGACCCCGACGCGAAGAAGATCTTCGACGGCCTCGTCAAGTGGAAGATCGACCACCCGTCAGCCGTCAACCCGAACCTGCTCGCCGCCGAACAGGACGTCAACTGCCGCAGCGTCAACGGCGGGGACGGCGCCACCGACGGCGACATGGACGTGGCCTACGGCCTGCTCCTCGCCGACAAGCAGTGGGGCAGCGCCGGCACCTACAACTACAAGGACCTCGCGCTCAAGCACATCGCCGCGATCAAGAAGGACGAGGTCAACCCGACGACCAAGCTCCTGAAGCTCGGCGACTGGAGCAGCTCCGGCGACCAGTACTACTACATATCCCGCACCTCCGACTGGATGGTCGACCACTTCCGCGCCTTCCGCACGGCCTCCGGCGACACGACCTGGGACGCCGTGCGCACCGCGCACCAGACCCAGATCTCCCGACTCCAGTCGACCTACGCCTCCGGCACCGGACTCCTCCCGGACTTCGTCGTCGACACCAACACCACGCCCAAGCCCGCCCCGGGCGAGGTCCTGGAGGACCCGAACGACGGCGCCTACTGGTGGAACGCCTGCCGCACCCCGTGGCGCATCGCGGACGACGCGGTGACCAGCGGCGACGCCACCTCGCTCGCGGCCGCGCGGAAGGTCAACAGCTGGATCAAGACGAAGACCGGCGGCGACCCGAACAAGATCGCCATCGGCTACAAGCTCAACGGCACCCAGATCTCGTCGGGCAGCGAGGCCGCCTTCTTCGCCCCGTTCGCGGTGGCGGCGATGACCGACTCCGGCAGCCAGGCCTGGCTGGACGCCCTGTGGAACAAGATGCTGGCCACCCCGATCGACACCAGCAGCTACTTCTCCGCGAGCATCCAGCTCCAGGTCATGATCACGGCCTCAGGCAACCACTGGGTCCCGTAGCGGCACGGACAGCGCCGTGAGGCAGTCCGTCAGGGCCGCCGTGGTGGCCCCGAGCGGGAACCGCGCGGCGAGCTGACCGTCGGGGCGTACGACGAAGCCGGTGGCGCCGTCGGGGAGGTAGATCCGCGCGAACTCCCCGGCGGCGTCCCGGTACGCCGGGGCGCCGAGGGCGGGGACGACGTCCGGATCGGCCTCCCGGGGGAGCAGGGCGACGACGGCGAGCGGCAACCGGTCGCCCGCGGCGGCCCGCGCCGCCGCCACCGCCCGCGCGAGCCCGGTGGCATCCGCCCCGCACAGCACGGCGATGTGTCCGGGGCGGTCGCGCAGGACATCGAGCAGTCGCAGCGGGTACACGGCGACCGGTGTGTCCAGACCGCCGCAGTCCGGAGCCAGATCGCCGGGCTGCGGCGCCTCGACCGGCCCGTACGCGGCGCCGGCGAGCGGGCCGCCCCGATAGCCGACGAGCAGCTGGGCCTCGCGGAGCAGCAGGGTCCTCAGATCGTCCGCGTCGCTCTCGATGCCCCGGGTGGCGTGCCGCACGGTACGGCCGACGACCTCCTCGCCCACCGGTCGGCGCTCGGCGTCGTAGCTGCCGAGCAGCGCGGGCCCGGCCTCGCCCCTCACCACGAGGGCGAGCTTCCACGCCAGGTTGGCGGCGTCCTGGATGCCGGTGTTCATGCCCTGGGCGCCGGTGGGCGGGTGGATGTGCGCGGCGTCGCCCGCGACGAAGACCCGCCCCTCGCCGTAACGGCCGACGATGCGGTGGCTGATGCGGAACACCGACGACCAGCGCAGATCGGAGAGCCGGGCCGGGCCCGGGGCCAACCGGTCGACCACGGCCTGGAGATGGGACAGCTCGGGGCCGCGGCCGTCCTGGAGGCCGTGGGCGAGCCCGTCCGAGGGGGAGGCGGACCGGGGCGGCCGCCCGGCGCGCGCCGCATCGGCCGGTTCGGCCAGCTCGGGCGGCACCTTCATCGACATCCGGTAGCGCCCGGCGCCGGGCAGCGGAATGCAGACGAGGACGTCGTCGAGGGACCCGTCGGCGGTGCGGTGCTCGCAGCGGAGCGCGTATCCCTCGGGCAGGTCCCAGCCGGACTCGGCCACGACGTCGCCGAGCATGTACGCCTCCGGGAACGCGCCGCCCTCGTACGACAGGCCCAGGGTCTTGCGGACGACGCTGTGGGCCCCGTCGCAGCCGATCAGATACGGGACCCGCAGCTCCTCGGTGAACCCCGACGCGCTGCGCAGCAGGGCGGTGACCCCGTCCGGGTCCTGGACGAACGAGACGAGTTCGGTCCCGCGCTCGATGGACGTCCCCAGGCCTGCGACGTACTCCTCCAGGAGCCGCTCGGTCTCGTACTGCGGCAGGGCGGCGAAGCCGTACGGCACGTCGGGCGGCAGCTCCAGGGCGAGCCGGCCCGCCTCCGCGCCGTTGACGTAGGTGAGTTGGCCGCGCATCGGGACGGCGGCCTCCAGGACAGCACGGATCAGGCCCATCCGGTCCCACAGTTCCAAGGTGCGCGGCTGGATCCCGACGGCCTTGGCGTACGGGAGTCTGGCCGGCAGCCGGTCGACGAGCCGGCAGCGCACCCCGTGCCTGCGGAGCTCGGCGGCGGCGCTCAGCCCGACCGGACCCGCGCCCACGATGAGTACGTCGGTGGTGGTGCCGGTGTGCGCCACGGATGCCCTCCAGTGCCGTCCGGATCCTCGCCGGGTTCGGTCCTCCATGGTCACTCGCGGTCGCCCGTTCGGCGAGCCGTGCGGGCGACCGACCGGCGTACGCGCGCGTGGGCCGATGTACCGGCAGGCCCTGCCCTGCCTCGCCCTGCCCGGCCGCGGGCCCGACCACCCGGCCGGCCCGGGCGGACGGGATCGTGCGGCACTCCCGCCGAGCCCCCGGGGCCGTGTCCGAGGCGGGGACGGCGGCCGGGCTTCAGGGCTCCACGATGCCCCGGATGACGCCCAGCTCCAGAAGGTCCTGCGGGCGCAGCCGGAGTCGGTCCGCCGTCGTGGCGGACTCCTCCGGCGGGCGCTTGAGGATCGACGCGGCCGCCTCCGGGGCGATCACCGAGAAGTAGCTGTCGGGGGTGGCCCAGAGGTGGCCGGGGGCCGCGAGGGCCAGGGCGCCGCCCGAGCCGCCCTCGCCGATGAGGAGCGAGGTGACGGGCACGCGCGCGGTGGCCACGGCGGCGAACAGGTCGGCGATCGCCGGGCCCGCGCCGGCACGCTCCGCCTCCGGCCCGTTGGCCGCGCCCGGCGTGTCGACGAGGGTGAGGACCGGGATCCCCAGCCGGTCGGCGAGCCGTACGAGCCGGGCGGCCGTCCGGAAGCCGGCCGGGCGGGTCGCGGTCCCGCACTGCGCCGCGTACGCCACCGTACGGCCGTCGGGGAGCCGCCCGAAGCCGCACCGCATCCCCGGGTCGACACCGCCGGCACGGTCGCCCGAGATCTCCGCACGGACGGTGAAGTGCGCGTCGAGGTACGCGTCCGCCCGGGGACGGTCGGGGTGCCGGGCCCGGGCCACCGCCTCACGGCCGCTCGCGGCGGGCGGCGTGTCGGGGGAGCAGAGCGCCCGTGGCGCCGCCGCCTGCCCTTCGGCGGGACGCGTGAGCAGGGAGAGCCAGCGCCCGAGGGTGTCACGGAGCGCGTCGGCCGCCACGACCGCGTCGATGTGGCCGTGCGCGAGCTGTGCCTCAGCGGTGTACGCGGCGGGGTCCGCGTCCGGCGGGCGGACCCGGGAACCGGCGAAGCCGACCTGCGCGCCGGGCAGCGCGAGCACCACGTCCGAACCGGCGCCGAGCGTGGCCCAGCCGCCGCCCGTCGTCGGGTCCCGCAGGACGGCGATCTGCGGCAGCCCGGCGGCGCGGGTGAGGGCAGACTCGCCGGCCAGGAGCTGGAGTTGGAGCAACGCCCGCATACCCTCGTGCATCCGGCTGCCGCCCGTCGCCGGCAGCACGACCACGGGCAGCCGGCGGGCGCGGGCCCGAGCGTGGGCCGCGGCGGCGCGTGCCCCGGTCCGTTCCCCGAGGGAGCCGCCGAGGAAACCGAACTCGAAGGAGATCAGGACGGCCCGCACCCCGCCGACCTCACCCGTGCCGCAGACCACCGACTCGGTCTCGCCGGTACGGGCGGAGGCGCGCGCGTGGGCGGCGGAGTAGCCGGGCCATCCGAGCGGCCCGTCGCCCGTCAAGGGCCCCTCCGTGAAGGGGAATTCGGTGAAGTCGTCGCCGGCGACGAGGGCGATCGCCTCGCGTGCCGTCGTCGGGTCGCTCATCCGGACCTCGCAGCTCGTCGACGGAGTGTGGGGCAGGGCCCGGCCGCCCCGCGGTGGCCGCGGGGAACCGGACCCGCCGGTGCACCGTCACGGTAGCGCCCGGCGGTCCGACGGCTCCGGCCCGCCCCCGCGTCGCTCGCCGCGCCGTCCCTCAGGCCAGGATGCCGCTCCCGTGCGGCGCGTACAGGTCGAGGAGCCGGACCCTGGTCACCTGGAGGCGGTGGGCCAGGATCGCGCCCACCCAGAACATGACCGAGGCCCCGAACTCCGCGTCCGAGCGGCACATCGAGCGCACGGCCGGGGCGTTGAACTCCTGTGCCCGGACGGGGGTCATCGCCTCCGCCCCCGACTGGCACAGATACGGCGGGAACAGCCAGGACAGTCCCACCAGCTCACCGTGGTGCAGGGTCTCGATCACCGGTGCCCCGCGCCCCGGCACCTTGGCATCGAGCGTCACCGCGCCCGTCTTCACGATCCAGAACCGGTCGGCGTGCTGTTGCTCCTCGAACAGCCGGTGACCGGACTCGAAGTACACGTCCTCGGCGAAGGCCATCAGGCGTTCCCGGTGATCGGGCGGCAACGTGCTGACCTTGGGTGCGGCACTGCTCATGGCGGACCCTCCTCGCGCACTCGGCTCCCACCCCCAGTGTCCGCCAGCCCGCCCGCACGCGCGCGTAAGCGGGTTCAGGCACCCGGCCCCGCCGCCGGAAGGCCTCGCGCAGATCGGTACGGAATCCATGGCAGACAAGCCCGCGATCGTCCTCGTCCGCGGCTTCTGGGGCGGCGCCGCCCACTGGTCCAAGGTCATCACCGAACTCCACCGCCGCGGCCACGACCGGCTCCACGCCGTGGAGAACCCGCTCACCTCGCTCGCCGACGATGCCGAGCGGACACGGAAGATGGTCCGGCAGGTCGACGGGCCCGTCCTCCACCGAGGACCGCATGATCCACCCCGACAACGAGCGCCGCATGGTCGCGCGGATGAACCCGCGCAAGACCGTCGAGCTCGACGCGAGCCACGCCTCGCTCGCCTCCCGGCCCGTCGAGGTCTGCGACCTGATCGAACTGGCCGTGCGCGAGACCGCCTCCTGACCACGGCACGACCGCCGCCGCCCGGCCGCCCGGCGGCCGGCTGACGGTGTGGACCGCACGTGACCCCCGGCTCGTGGGCCGGGGGTCACGTCTCGGCATGCCCGCTCGCTCTCCGTGCACCCCCTCCGGAGTGCGGGTACCGGGTGGAGGGCGGAGCATGAACGTGAGAAGGAGCGGCAAGCGGGGGCGTGAGCCAGGAGGGTGACATGCCCGTCCCGGAAGGTGGCGTCCCGGAAGGTGGCGACGAGCTCGTCGTGCTGCGCGGGGTCGACAAGCACTTCGGCTCCCTGCACGTCCTCCAGTCCATCGACCTCACGGTCCACCGCGGCGAGGTCGTGGTCGTCATCGGGCCGTCGGGCTCGGGGAAGTCGACGCTCTGCCGCGCGATCAACCGCCTGGAGACCATCGACGAGGGCGAGATCGTCGTCGACGGACGCCCCCTGCCGGCCGAAGGCCGCGAACTCGCGGCCCTGCGCGCCGACGTCGGGATGGTCTTCCAGTCCTTCAACCTCTTCGCGCACAAGACGGTGCTCGACAACGTCACCCTGGGCCAGATCAAGGTCCGCAAGAAGGACCGGAAGGCGGCCGAGCAGCGCGCCCGCGCACTCCTCGACCGGGTCGGGGTCGCCTCCCAGGCGGACAAGTACCCGGCCCAGCTCTCCGGCGGCCAGCAACAGCGCGTGGCGATCGCCCGCGCCCTCGCCATGGATCCGAAGGTGATGCTCTTCGACGAGCCGACCTCCGCGCTCGACCCCGAGATGATCAACGAGGTCCTGGAGGTCATGCAGCAACTCGCCCGGGACGGCATGACGATGGTGGTCGTCACCCACGAGATGGGCTTCGCCCGGTCCGCCGCCAACCGCGTCGTCTTCATGGCCGACGGCAGGATCGTCGAGGAGACGACTCCGGACGAGTTCTTCAGCAATCCGCGCAGCGACCGTGCCAAGGACTTCCTGTCCAAGATCCTCCACCACTGACACCCATGACCACGGAGACCTGGGCACCGGCACCACCGCACCACCGCACGACACGGCAGGGTCGCCGCCCGACCAGCAGCCCCCAGGGGTGATTCTCATGAACGCGACCAGGACCGGCAGGACGACCGTCAGGACCGGCAGGGCCACCGTGGCCGTCGCCGCGGCCGTCGTCCTCTCCTTCACCTCCGCAGGATTCGCGAACGGTGCCACCGGCGCCGTGCCACGCGACCACGGCGGCGACGAGATCACCGTCGGCATCAAGTACGACCAGCCCGGCATCGGCCTGAAGACCCCCGACGGCACGTACACCGGCTTCGACGTCGACGTGGCCACGTACATCGCCAAGGAGCTCGGCCACGACCCCTCCGACATCGTGTGGAAGGAGGCCAAGAGCGCCGACCGGGAGACGCTGCTCCAGCGCGGCGACGTGGACTTCATCGCGGCCTCGTACTCGATCAACGACAAGCGGGCCGAGAAGGTCGACTTCGCCGGCCCCTACCTCCTCGCCCACCAGGACGTCCTGATCAGGGCCGACGACGACTCGATCAAGCAGCCGTCCGACCTCAACAACAAGAAGCTCTGCTCGGTCACCGGCTCGACCTCCGCGCAGAACGTCAAGGACAAGATCGCTCCCGACGCCCAGCTCCAGGAGTTCGGCGGCTACTCGGAGTGTCTGACCGGTCTCGAGAACGGTGTCATCGACGCCGTCACCACCGACGACTCGATCCTCGCCGGATACGCCTCGCAGAGCGAGTTCAAGGACAAGTTCAAGCTCGGCGGCTTCAAGATGAGCAACGAGAACTACGGCATCGGCGTCCAGAAGGGCAGCGAACTCAAGGCCAAGATCAACACAGCCCTGGAGAAGATGGTCGCCGACGGTTCCTGGGACGCGGCGGTGAAGAAGAACTTCGGCCCCGCGAACTACCAGAACGAACCCGCCCCCGAGATCGGCGTCATCGTGAAGTGAGCGAGCCGTCGTGTTCGACTTCCTCCAGGGGTACGACCTGCTCGGAGCCTTCTGGGTGACGGTGCAGCTCACCGTCTACTCGGCGATCGGCTCCCTCGTCTGGGGGACGCTGCTGGCGGCGATGCGCGTCAGCCCCGTCCCCCTCATGCGGGGCTTCGGCACCGTCTACGTCAACGTCGTCCGCAACATCCCCCTCACCGTCATCATCGTCTTCACCTCGCTCGGGCTGTTCCAGACCCTGGGCGTCAGCATGGGCGCCGACCGGTTCACCACGATCAACTTCCGGCTCGCCGTCCTCGGCCTCATCGCGTACACCAGCGCCTTCGTCTGCGAGGCGCTGCGCTCCGGCATCAACACCGTTCCCCTCGGCCAGGTCGAGGCCGCCCGCGCCATCGGACTCAGCTTCCCCCAGGTCCTGCGCATCATCGTGCTCCCGCAGGCCTTCCGCTCCGTCGTCGGCCCGCTCGCCAACGTCCTCATCGCCCTCACCAAGAACACCACCGTCGCCGCCGCCATCGGCGTCGCGGAAGCCGCCCTGCTCATGCGGGAGATGATCGAGAACGAGGCCCAGCTCATCCTCATCTCCGCGATCTTCGCCGTCGGCTTCATCTGCCTGACCCTGCCCACCGGCCTGTTCCTCGGCTGGGTGGCCAAGAAGGTGGCGGTGAAACGGTGAAGACCAAGCCCACCGTCCTCTACGACGTCCCCGGCCCCCGCGCCCGGCGCCGCAACCTCCTCTGGACGCTGCTGTTCCTGCTCGCGCTCGCCGCCGTCGTGTGGTGGGTGGTGGTGAGCCTCGCGGACAAGAACCAGCTCGAATGGGCCAAGTGGGCCCCCTTCTTCACCGACGCCCGGGTCTGGGAGACGTACATCCTCCCCGCCCTCAAGAACACCGTGATCGCCGCCGGACTCTCCATGGTGATCGCCCTGCCCCTCGGCGCGCTCCTCGGCGTCTCCCGGCTCTCCGACCACCGGGCCGTGCGCGGAGCGGCGGGCACGGTCGTCGAGTTCTTCCGCGCGATCCCCGTCCTGATCCTCATGCTCTTCGCCAACGCGGCCTTCTCCGAGTTCACCGACATCAGCCCGGAGACCCGCCCGCTGTACGCCGTCGTCACCGGGCTCGTCCTCTACAACGCGTCCGTCCTCGCCGAGGTCGTCCGGGCCGGCATCCTCGCCCTCCCCGCCGGCCAGACCGACGCGGCGAAGGCCATCGGCATGCGCAAGGGCCAGACCATGGCGTACGTGCTCCTGCCGCAGTCCGTCACGGCCATGCTGCCCGCACTCGTCAGCCAGCTCGTCGTCATCGTCAAGGACACCGCGCTCGGCGGCGCGATGCTGGGATTCTCCGAACTCCTCGCCTCCGTCCGCCCGATGAGCGCCAACTACGGAGCGAACACGATCGCCTGCTTCACCGTCGTCGCCGTGCTCTTCGTCATCCTCAACTTCGCGCTCACCACCTTCGCCTCCTGGCTCGAAGCGAGGCTGCGGCGCGGCAAGAGGTCCACGGGCGCGGTCGTCGGGGCGGACGCGGTGGAGGAACTCGCCACACCGGGCGAACACACGGGCCCGGCCGGCGGGCCCAAGTGACCTACGGGAGGAATGGGAGACCGGCCGGGGGCACGCGCGCGTGCCCCCGGCCGAATCGGGTCCCGGGCCGGCGAGCGGCGCCACCCCTCAGGACTGCGGGAGGGCGAGCACCGCCACCGGCGCGGAGGTCGGGCTCGGGGAACCACCGGCGGGTTCGACGGTGACGCCCACCCCGGACGCCCGGTTCACGGGGCCGGCGAGGAGGGTCGCCTGGGTGGTGGCGCCCGGGTCCATCAGCCCCGCGTCCCGCATGGTGCCCCCGTCGTCGTACCAGAGCTGGTAGACCTTGCCGGCCGGCGGCGGCGCCATGCCGGAGGCGGCGAACACCGCCCGGTCGAGCGAGGCCGAGACGACGACCGTGCCCACGGCGCCCCCTTCGAGCCGGCTCGTGGAGACGCGGGCGTCCGGGGCCGCGAGGACCTCGGCGACGGCGTCGTTCGCCTCGCGGGCGCGTGCCGTCTCCTGCCGGGCGTCCTCGGCCTGCCCGTGCTGCCAGACCGCGACCCCGCCGAGCCCGACGGCCCCGGCGAGGCAGGCCGCCAGCGCCCAGTGCGACCACCGGCGGAGACCGCGCCGCCCGAGCGGGGCCCGCGCCGTCTTCGTGGACGGCGGCGGCTCCTGGCGGACGGTCGCGATCCGACCCAGCACGTTCGCCCGGAGCGCGGCGTTCGGCGGCTCCGCGACGGCGAGACCGAGCCGGACCACGGTCTCGGAGAACTCCCGGACCTCCTGGCCGCACGCCGAGCACTCCGCGAGGTGACGCCGTACGGCCTCGTGCTCCTCGGAGTCCAGTGCGCCGAGCGCGTACGCACCGGTCAGCGTGTGCGGATCGACGGCGTTCACACGCCCACCCCC
This sequence is a window from Streptomyces sp. NBC_00691. Protein-coding genes within it:
- a CDS encoding carboxyl transferase domain-containing protein, giving the protein MSDPTTAREAIALVAGDDFTEFPFTEGPLTGDGPLGWPGYSAAHARASARTGETESVVCGTGEVGGVRAVLISFEFGFLGGSLGERTGARAAAAHARARARRLPVVVLPATGGSRMHEGMRALLQLQLLAGESALTRAAGLPQIAVLRDPTTGGGWATLGAGSDVVLALPGAQVGFAGSRVRPPDADPAAYTAEAQLAHGHIDAVVAADALRDTLGRWLSLLTRPAEGQAAAPRALCSPDTPPAASGREAVARARHPDRPRADAYLDAHFTVRAEISGDRAGGVDPGMRCGFGRLPDGRTVAYAAQCGTATRPAGFRTAARLVRLADRLGIPVLTLVDTPGAANGPEAERAGAGPAIADLFAAVATARVPVTSLLIGEGGSGGALALAAPGHLWATPDSYFSVIAPEAAASILKRPPEESATTADRLRLRPQDLLELGVIRGIVEP
- a CDS encoding Crp/Fnr family transcriptional regulator, whose translation is MSSAAPKVSTLPPDHRERLMAFAEDVYFESGHRLFEEQQHADRFWIVKTGAVTLDAKVPGRGAPVIETLHHGELVGLSWLFPPYLCQSGAEAMTPVRAQEFNAPAVRSMCRSDAEFGASVMFWVGAILAHRLQVTRVRLLDLYAPHGSGILA
- a CDS encoding amino acid ABC transporter ATP-binding protein, coding for MPVPEGGVPEGGDELVVLRGVDKHFGSLHVLQSIDLTVHRGEVVVVIGPSGSGKSTLCRAINRLETIDEGEIVVDGRPLPAEGRELAALRADVGMVFQSFNLFAHKTVLDNVTLGQIKVRKKDRKAAEQRARALLDRVGVASQADKYPAQLSGGQQQRVAIARALAMDPKVMLFDEPTSALDPEMINEVLEVMQQLARDGMTMVVVTHEMGFARSAANRVVFMADGRIVEETTPDEFFSNPRSDRAKDFLSKILHH
- a CDS encoding glutamate ABC transporter substrate-binding protein; translated protein: MNATRTGRTTVRTGRATVAVAAAVVLSFTSAGFANGATGAVPRDHGGDEITVGIKYDQPGIGLKTPDGTYTGFDVDVATYIAKELGHDPSDIVWKEAKSADRETLLQRGDVDFIAASYSINDKRAEKVDFAGPYLLAHQDVLIRADDDSIKQPSDLNNKKLCSVTGSTSAQNVKDKIAPDAQLQEFGGYSECLTGLENGVIDAVTTDDSILAGYASQSEFKDKFKLGGFKMSNENYGIGVQKGSELKAKINTALEKMVADGSWDAAVKKNFGPANYQNEPAPEIGVIVK
- a CDS encoding amino acid ABC transporter permease yields the protein MFDFLQGYDLLGAFWVTVQLTVYSAIGSLVWGTLLAAMRVSPVPLMRGFGTVYVNVVRNIPLTVIIVFTSLGLFQTLGVSMGADRFTTINFRLAVLGLIAYTSAFVCEALRSGINTVPLGQVEAARAIGLSFPQVLRIIVLPQAFRSVVGPLANVLIALTKNTTVAAAIGVAEAALLMREMIENEAQLILISAIFAVGFICLTLPTGLFLGWVAKKVAVKR
- a CDS encoding amino acid ABC transporter permease encodes the protein MKTKPTVLYDVPGPRARRRNLLWTLLFLLALAAVVWWVVVSLADKNQLEWAKWAPFFTDARVWETYILPALKNTVIAAGLSMVIALPLGALLGVSRLSDHRAVRGAAGTVVEFFRAIPVLILMLFANAAFSEFTDISPETRPLYAVVTGLVLYNASVLAEVVRAGILALPAGQTDAAKAIGMRKGQTMAYVLLPQSVTAMLPALVSQLVVIVKDTALGGAMLGFSELLASVRPMSANYGANTIACFTVVAVLFVILNFALTTFASWLEARLRRGKRSTGAVVGADAVEELATPGEHTGPAGGPK